The Kocuria flava nucleotide sequence CGTTCATCGCATCTCTCTTCCGAAGGCGACGCTCGGAGATCGACCTATGGCCGTCGCAGCTCGCCGCCGCAGAACGGGTGCTGAACACCAGCGAGAACCTGGTGCTGTCTCTCCCAACAAGCGCCGGCAAGACCCGGATCGCCGAACTTTGCATCCTCGCGACCCTAGCCGAGGGTCGGCGCGTTGTCTTCGTGACCCCATTGCGGGCGTTGTCAGCCCAGACTGAAACGGCTCTGCAGCGGACCTTCACCCCTTTGGGCAAGACCGTCTCGTCCCTCTACGGCGCGATCGGGGCCAGCAGCGCCGACGAGGATTTGCTACGAGAGAGGGACATCGTCGTCGCCACTCCCGAGAAGCTCGACTTCGCTCTGCGCAACGACCCAACGCTCCTCGACGACGTGGGGCTTGTCGTGCTCGACGAGGGGCACATGATCGGGGCGGATGAACGCGAGGTCCGATACGAAATTCAGGTACAACGACTGTTGCGCCGTGGGGATGCAGCCACCAGACGTATCGTTTGCCTCTCGGCGATCCTGCCAGACGGAGACGAAGTCGAGGACTTCGTGAACTGGCTCACCGATGACCAGCCCGACGGTCTCATCGCAAGCTCGTGGCGGCCGACTAAGCTTCGTTTCGGCGAAGTGATTTGGCAAGGCGATCGAGCCCGCCTGAGCATCATCGTGGGAGACGAGGAGCCCTTCGTCCCCCGGTTTCTCGAGCCCTTCGTTCCCCCGAACGGCCGCAGGACGACGCAGTTCCCCAAAAATCAGCAGGAGCTGACACTGTCCACAGCCTGGCGGCTCGTCGATGACGGCCAGACCGTCCTGATCTTCTGCCCACGGAAGGACTCGGTAAATGCTCTTGCCAAGGTCATAGTCGACCTTCATAGGCAGGGAGCACTCCGAAGCGTCTTCGAAGGGGATCCCGGCGACCTCGCCTCGGCCATCACGATCGGCGAGGAGTGGTTCGGGCGAGAACACCCGATCCTCGCGTGTCTGCGACTTGGAGTGGCGATCCACCACGGCTCGCTGCCCGCGCCCTATCGAAGAGAGATCGAGCGACTACTCCAGCAAGGAACGCTGAGGATCACTGTCTCCTCACCGACTCTTGCCCAGGGGCTCAACCTTTCGGCGAGCGCTCTCGTGATGCACAGCCTCTGGCGCAACCGGGAACTGATCAAGGCGTCCGAGTTCCGTAACGTTGTCGGCAGGGCCGGGCGAGCATTCGTGGACTCCGTCGGCCTCGTCGTCCACCCGATCTTCGAGAAAGTGTCCTCAGGTAGACGGAACTGGAGGCAGCTGGTCGAGGACACCGCTCTGCGCGACATGGAAAGCGGCCTACTGCAGCTGGTGGTAAACCTGTTCCGCCGGATGCAGGCGAAGCACGGTCTCCAGGACCTGGATGCACTGCTGGAATACGTCGCCGGCGTCGCGGCGTGGGATTACCCAGAAGTCGCGGCCGAGAGCGACAAGGAAGCCGAGCGCTCCCGAACTGCGTGGCGCTCGCAACTCGCTAGCCTCGATAACGCCCTTCTCAGTCTGCTCAACGACTCTGCGATTACGGAGGACGGAATCGAGGGGGCTCTCGATGACGTGCTCGCCTCGTCGCTTTGGACCAGGAGCTTGGCTCGACGGCAGGAGCCCGTGCAGACAGCGCTTCGAGCCGGCCTGACCGCGCGGGCACGCTTCCTCTGGAGCCAGTCGACCCCGGCACAGCGCCGAGGGTACTTCCTTGCGGGGGTCGGCCTAGAAACCGGACGCCAACTCGACGAGCACGCCAGCATCTTGGAACAGTACCTGCACAACGCGGACGAGGGCATCCGAATCGGCGACCCCGGTGCCGCAATCGACGCCCTGACCAGCTTCGCCAGGATCGCATTCGGCATCTACCCCTTCGCGCCCCGCACCCTTCCTCCGCAATGGGAAGACATCCTCGCCGCATGGCTTCGCGGCGAGGATGCCGCACAGATGGCACGCGAGGAGATCACGGATACACTGGAATTCATCGAAGACTCGCTGACCTACAGGCTGCCATGGGCGCTGGAAGCGGTCCGGGTCCGAGCAACCGCCAACGAGGACCCGGTCGGCAATCTTTGGGCGCTCCTCACCGATGAGCACGGACTCGCAGTTGCAGCGCTAGAGACAGGGACGCTGAACCGATCTGCCGCGCTGCTCATGCAGGCCGGATTCTCCTCCCGAGCCGGTGCCCTCGCCGCCATCGCAGCCGGAGGCGGCACCTTCACAACCGTGTCGGAGCTTCACCAGTGGCTGAACTCGGAGGAGGTGCGGCAACATGCGAACGACCCGCACTGGCCGACCGTGTCATCGCACGATCTCTGGGTCGATTTCATCAGCCGTAGCACTGCTGCACCGGAGAGAACCTGGATCAACACAGTCGAGGATGCCGCGGTGACGTGGCTTCCCGATCACCAGCCGAGTAGCGGGACTCCCTATCGAGC carries:
- a CDS encoding DEAD/DEAH box helicase, coding for MPETVDEIEAAIGEATTPGFREQLLARGEARSMIWRDGVLPEDAPAFDELLSYDLLSYGYSLLGLGLRLVEADGSRSLAQRAFEGAATAIESVIARGANSRERGFHRVVAAAAYHLGSFSARAYSLLQTALDSGEVTTSERCLIHIIRRELDTLAALILSHRDEDAAADADLVETLRGLLEPASDEEQDDDSGDTDVIDVVDLALTDAFVGAISMALLAFERGEGALLEEALSTLQVGLRAASELNLVPQWWCHRLAIHLLRGLWEASFHRLLPDDPIDGGGDWARLRATFIASLFRRRRSEIDLWPSQLAAAERVLNTSENLVLSLPTSAGKTRIAELCILATLAEGRRVVFVTPLRALSAQTETALQRTFTPLGKTVSSLYGAIGASSADEDLLRERDIVVATPEKLDFALRNDPTLLDDVGLVVLDEGHMIGADEREVRYEIQVQRLLRRGDAATRRIVCLSAILPDGDEVEDFVNWLTDDQPDGLIASSWRPTKLRFGEVIWQGDRARLSIIVGDEEPFVPRFLEPFVPPNGRRTTQFPKNQQELTLSTAWRLVDDGQTVLIFCPRKDSVNALAKVIVDLHRQGALRSVFEGDPGDLASAITIGEEWFGREHPILACLRLGVAIHHGSLPAPYRREIERLLQQGTLRITVSSPTLAQGLNLSASALVMHSLWRNRELIKASEFRNVVGRAGRAFVDSVGLVVHPIFEKVSSGRRNWRQLVEDTALRDMESGLLQLVVNLFRRMQAKHGLQDLDALLEYVAGVAAWDYPEVAAESDKEAERSRTAWRSQLASLDNALLSLLNDSAITEDGIEGALDDVLASSLWTRSLARRQEPVQTALRAGLTARARFLWSQSTPAQRRGYFLAGVGLETGRQLDEHASILEQYLHNADEGIRIGDPGAAIDALTSFARIAFGIYPFAPRTLPPQWEDILAAWLRGEDAAQMAREEITDTLEFIEDSLTYRLPWALEAVRVRATANEDPVGNLWALLTDEHGLAVAALETGTLNRSAALLMQAGFSSRAGALAAIAAGGGTFTTVSELHQWLNSEEVRQHANDPHWPTVSSHDLWVDFISRSTAAPERTWINTVEDAAVTWLPDHQPSSGTPYRAVSLANGETILQAADGRRTGSLEEPLNPKRRGLLIVTGTSAANSVELRYRGPADLHA